In Mycolicibacterium phocaicum, one DNA window encodes the following:
- a CDS encoding cobyrinate a,c-diamide synthase, with the protein MTAVPAVVIAAPSSGSGKTTVATGLMGALRRAGHNVSAAKVGPDFIDPGYHALATGRPGRNLDPVLVGDDLIGPLYRHGSAGADITVIEGVMGLFDGRITDQPMSPAPGSTAHVAGLLGAPVVLVVDARGQSQSIAALLHGFSTFDRAVRIAGVILNKVGSPRHEQVLRQACEQAGVPVFGAIPRDSGLEIPSRHLGLVTAVEHGRRAHEAVAVMTELVARHVDIEAVARCAGIGAPAPAWDPQTEPVANVTVALAAGKAFSFGYAEHAELLEMAGADVVAFDPLTDPLPDGTRALVIPGGFPEQFTAELSANAVVREQIGALAATGAPVHAECAGLTYLVDDLDGHPMCGVLPGSARFTERLTLGYRDAVAMVDSSMHAAGERVTGHEFHRTTVEFADEQSPAWVFRGAGQATVHDGAVRRGVHAGYLHTHPAAHPHSVRRFVLAATKLAE; encoded by the coding sequence GTGACCGCGGTCCCGGCGGTGGTGATCGCGGCGCCGTCGTCGGGCAGCGGCAAGACCACCGTCGCCACCGGCCTGATGGGTGCGTTGCGCCGCGCCGGCCACAACGTGAGCGCCGCCAAGGTCGGCCCCGACTTCATCGACCCGGGTTATCACGCGCTGGCCACCGGCCGACCGGGCCGCAACCTGGATCCGGTCCTCGTCGGTGACGATCTGATCGGACCGCTGTACCGGCACGGCAGTGCGGGTGCGGACATCACCGTCATCGAGGGCGTCATGGGCCTGTTCGACGGCCGGATCACCGATCAGCCCATGTCCCCGGCGCCCGGGTCGACCGCTCACGTGGCCGGGCTGCTCGGCGCGCCGGTGGTGCTGGTCGTCGACGCCCGCGGGCAGAGCCAGAGCATTGCCGCTCTGCTGCATGGTTTTTCGACGTTCGACCGAGCGGTGCGGATCGCCGGGGTGATCCTCAACAAGGTCGGTTCGCCGCGGCACGAACAGGTGCTGCGGCAGGCCTGCGAGCAGGCGGGGGTCCCGGTGTTCGGCGCGATCCCACGGGACAGCGGGCTGGAGATTCCGTCCCGGCACCTCGGCCTGGTCACCGCCGTCGAGCACGGCCGCCGGGCGCACGAGGCCGTCGCCGTCATGACCGAGCTCGTTGCGCGCCACGTGGATATAGAAGCCGTCGCCCGGTGCGCCGGGATCGGGGCACCGGCCCCCGCATGGGACCCTCAAACCGAGCCGGTGGCGAACGTCACGGTGGCGCTCGCCGCCGGCAAGGCCTTCAGTTTCGGCTACGCCGAGCACGCCGAACTGCTCGAGATGGCGGGTGCCGACGTCGTGGCCTTCGATCCGCTCACCGACCCGCTGCCGGACGGCACGCGGGCGCTCGTCATACCGGGCGGTTTCCCTGAGCAGTTCACCGCGGAACTGTCGGCCAATGCCGTTGTCCGCGAACAGATTGGCGCGCTCGCGGCGACCGGCGCACCGGTCCATGCCGAGTGTGCCGGGCTCACCTATCTGGTCGACGACCTCGACGGGCACCCCATGTGCGGGGTGCTGCCCGGCTCGGCGCGCTTCACCGAGCGGCTCACCCTCGGGTATCGGGATGCGGTGGCAATGGTCGACTCCAGCATGCACGCTGCGGGCGAGCGTGTCACCGGCCATGAATTTCACCGCACGACAGTCGAATTCGCCGACGAGCAGTCGCCGGCCTGGGTTTTCCGGGGCGCCGGGCAGGCCACGGTGCACGACGGGGCCGTCCGGCGCGGCGTGCACGCCGGCTACCTGCACACCCATCCGGCCGCACATCCGCACTCGGTGCGTCGGTTCGTATTGGCGGCAACTAAACTCGCCGAGTGA
- the cobO gene encoding cob(I)yrinic acid a,c-diamide adenosyltransferase, translating into MPQGQPLVVPNDGLTTKARRNAPILAVHTGPGKGKSTAAFGMALRAWNQGFDVAVFQFVKSAKWKVGEEAAFQTLGRLHDEQGVGGPVQWHKMGSGWSWTRRQGSDDDHAAAAVEGWAEIARRLAAEQHDFYVLDEFTYPLKWGWLDVEEVVEVLRSRPGTQHVVITGRDAPPQLLDAADLVTEMTKVKHPMDAGRKGQRGIEW; encoded by the coding sequence ATGCCACAAGGACAACCGCTCGTCGTCCCCAACGACGGACTGACCACCAAGGCGCGCCGCAACGCGCCGATCCTGGCGGTGCACACCGGCCCGGGTAAGGGAAAATCGACTGCCGCATTCGGGATGGCGCTGCGCGCCTGGAACCAGGGCTTCGACGTCGCGGTGTTCCAGTTCGTCAAGAGCGCCAAGTGGAAGGTCGGGGAGGAAGCGGCGTTCCAGACGCTCGGCCGGCTGCACGACGAGCAGGGCGTCGGGGGACCGGTGCAGTGGCACAAGATGGGCTCGGGCTGGTCGTGGACCCGCCGGCAGGGCTCCGATGACGACCACGCCGCCGCGGCCGTCGAAGGCTGGGCCGAGATCGCGCGCCGGCTGGCTGCCGAGCAGCACGACTTCTACGTCCTCGACGAGTTCACGTATCCGCTCAAGTGGGGCTGGCTCGACGTGGAAGAGGTGGTCGAGGTGCTCCGATCCCGTCCCGGCACTCAACATGTCGTCATCACCGGCCGCGACGCCCCGCCGCAGCTCCTCGATGCCGCCGACCTGGTGACCGAGATGACCAAGGTCAAGCACCCCATGGACGCCGGCCGTAAGGGTCAGCGCGGCATCGAATGGTGA
- the mqo gene encoding malate dehydrogenase (quinone): MSNANVAGSAQTDVVLVGAGIMSATLGALIRLLEPEWSITMIERLDGAAAESSDPWNNAGTGHSALCELNYTPQNADGTIDIKKAVHVNEQFQVTRQFWAYAVENGVLPDVKSFLNPIPHVSFVHGAEHLDYLRRRRESLVTNPLFSTMEYIDDKDEFARRLPFMAEQRDFAEPVALNWTTDGTDVDFGSLSKQLIGFTAQRGMDTLFGHEVTNLSKQSDGSWKLNVVNRRTGDRQKINAKFVFLGAGGGALHLLQKAGIPEAKGFGGFPVGGAFLRTDNQDLTVRHQAKVYGQASVGAPPMSVPHLDTRIINGQSWLLFGPFAGWSPKFLKQGSVTDLPLSVKPNNIASMLGVGVTELGLVKYLLEQLALSEGERVDSLREFAPSAVDSDWELDVAGQRVQVIRRKGIGGVLEFGTTVLTAEDGRIAGLLGASPGASTAVPAMVEVLERCFGDRYQAWLPKLKEMVPSLGVNLSGEPKLYREVWDWGTKVLKLDQPA, encoded by the coding sequence GTGTCGAATGCAAACGTAGCTGGGAGCGCACAGACCGACGTCGTCCTCGTGGGCGCGGGAATCATGAGCGCCACCCTCGGGGCACTGATCCGGCTGCTGGAGCCGGAGTGGTCCATCACCATGATCGAGCGCCTCGACGGCGCGGCCGCCGAGAGCAGCGATCCGTGGAACAACGCGGGCACCGGCCACTCGGCGCTGTGCGAGCTCAACTACACGCCGCAGAACGCCGACGGCACCATCGACATCAAGAAGGCCGTCCACGTCAACGAGCAGTTCCAGGTGACGCGCCAGTTCTGGGCGTACGCCGTGGAGAACGGGGTGCTGCCGGACGTCAAGAGCTTCCTGAACCCCATCCCGCACGTCAGCTTCGTGCACGGCGCCGAGCACCTGGACTACCTGCGCCGGCGCCGCGAGTCGCTGGTCACCAACCCGCTGTTCTCGACGATGGAGTACATCGACGACAAGGACGAGTTCGCGCGCCGACTGCCGTTCATGGCCGAGCAGCGCGACTTCGCCGAGCCGGTTGCGCTGAACTGGACCACCGACGGCACCGACGTCGACTTCGGTTCGCTGTCCAAGCAGCTCATCGGCTTCACCGCGCAGCGCGGTATGGACACGCTGTTCGGGCACGAGGTGACCAACCTGAGCAAGCAGTCCGACGGCAGCTGGAAGCTCAACGTCGTGAACCGGCGCACCGGGGACCGGCAGAAGATCAATGCCAAGTTCGTGTTCCTCGGCGCCGGTGGTGGCGCGCTGCACCTGCTGCAGAAGGCCGGTATCCCGGAGGCCAAGGGCTTCGGCGGGTTCCCGGTCGGCGGTGCCTTCCTGCGCACCGACAACCAGGACCTGACGGTCAGGCACCAGGCCAAGGTGTACGGCCAGGCATCGGTCGGCGCGCCGCCGATGTCGGTGCCGCACTTGGACACCCGCATCATCAACGGTCAGTCCTGGCTGCTGTTCGGGCCGTTCGCCGGCTGGTCGCCCAAGTTCCTCAAGCAGGGCTCGGTCACCGATCTGCCGCTGTCGGTCAAGCCCAACAACATCGCCTCGATGCTCGGCGTCGGCGTCACCGAACTGGGCCTGGTGAAGTACCTGCTCGAGCAGCTGGCCCTCAGCGAGGGTGAGCGGGTCGATTCGCTGCGCGAATTCGCCCCCAGCGCAGTCGATTCCGACTGGGAGCTGGATGTCGCGGGCCAGCGCGTGCAGGTGATCCGCCGCAAGGGCATCGGTGGCGTGCTGGAGTTCGGCACCACCGTCCTGACCGCCGAGGACGGCCGCATCGCCGGTCTGCTCGGTGCGTCGCCGGGTGCCTCGACCGCCGTACCGGCCATGGTCGAGGTGCTGGAGCGGTGCTTCGGCGACCGTTACCAGGCCTGGCTGCCCAAGCTCAAGGAGATGGTGCCGTCGTTGGGCGTCAACCTGTCCGGCGAACCCAAGCTGTACCGCGAGGTGTGGGACTGGGGGACCAAGGTGCTCAAGCTCGACCAGCCGGCCTGA
- the cobA gene encoding uroporphyrinogen-III C-methyltransferase codes for MTSQAYLVGLHLSGKKVVVVGAGSVAQRRLPLLIASGADVHVVAPAATPVVEALVDNPDGTGITLTMREFQNDDLDGAWYVLAATDDEAVNAAVAGEADRRRIFCVRADAGQEGSAVTPASFEYDGLTVGVLAGGEHRRSAALRTAIHEALQRGAIGDAAEPDSYSGVALVGGGPGDPELITVRGRRLLAHADVVVADRLAPQELLAELGPHVEVIDAAKIPYGRAMAQDAINAVLIDRAKDGKFVVRLKGGDPFVFARGYEEVLACADEGIPVTVVPGVTSAIAVPALAGVPVTHRAVTHEFVVVSGHLAPGHPESLVNWDALAAMRGTIVLLMAVERIELFAKVLLQGGRPAETPVLVVQHGTTAAQQTLQTTLADAPEDIRSEGIRPPAIIVIGDVAAFAGLKKS; via the coding sequence ATGACGTCCCAGGCCTACCTCGTGGGGCTGCACCTGTCCGGCAAGAAGGTCGTGGTCGTGGGCGCCGGTAGCGTCGCCCAGCGCCGCTTGCCGCTGCTGATCGCCAGTGGCGCCGACGTCCACGTCGTCGCGCCCGCCGCCACCCCGGTGGTCGAAGCGCTGGTCGACAACCCCGACGGCACCGGCATCACGCTCACCATGCGGGAATTTCAGAACGACGATCTCGACGGCGCCTGGTACGTGCTGGCCGCGACCGATGACGAGGCCGTCAACGCCGCGGTGGCAGGCGAAGCCGACCGCCGCCGCATCTTCTGCGTCCGCGCCGACGCCGGCCAGGAAGGGTCGGCGGTGACCCCGGCATCCTTCGAATACGACGGCCTGACGGTCGGTGTGCTCGCCGGCGGCGAGCACCGTCGCTCGGCGGCGCTGCGCACCGCCATCCATGAGGCGCTGCAGCGCGGCGCGATCGGCGACGCCGCCGAACCCGACAGCTACTCCGGGGTGGCACTGGTCGGCGGGGGCCCGGGGGACCCCGAGCTGATCACCGTCCGCGGGCGCCGGCTGCTGGCCCACGCCGACGTCGTGGTGGCCGACCGGCTGGCACCGCAAGAGCTGCTCGCCGAACTCGGCCCGCACGTCGAGGTGATCGACGCCGCCAAGATTCCGTACGGCCGGGCGATGGCCCAGGACGCGATCAACGCCGTCCTGATCGACCGGGCCAAGGACGGCAAGTTCGTGGTCCGGCTCAAAGGCGGCGACCCGTTCGTCTTCGCGCGCGGCTATGAAGAGGTGCTGGCATGCGCCGACGAGGGCATTCCGGTCACCGTCGTACCCGGTGTGACCAGTGCCATAGCGGTTCCGGCCCTGGCCGGCGTCCCCGTCACGCACCGGGCCGTGACGCACGAATTCGTGGTGGTCAGCGGCCACCTCGCGCCGGGACACCCGGAATCGTTAGTGAATTGGGACGCACTGGCCGCGATGCGCGGCACGATCGTGCTGCTGATGGCCGTCGAGCGCATCGAACTTTTCGCCAAGGTTCTGCTGCAAGGTGGCCGACCTGCGGAAACACCGGTCCTGGTGGTCCAGCACGGGACGACGGCGGCGCAGCAGACGCTGCAGACGACGCTTGCCGACGCGCCGGAGGACATCCGTTCGGAGGGCATCCGACCGCCCGCGATCATCGTGATCGGGGACGTCGCGGCCTTCGCAGGGTTAAAGAAATCTTAA
- a CDS encoding VOC family protein, with the protein MRRQEISDAVSPLGWRLVLGAVYTEVLTPDLAAGAAVAAAVAETAGPQAPGHLNLDIRADRVVIRLRSADGVTAQDIALARRISDALAERGAVTAPGGVSVQAIEVAIDAIDIPAVRPFWQAVTGYVDEAGPSDLSGGLVDPAGRGPALWFQQMDVPRPQRNRIHLDVDVPHDEAAARIETALAAGGTLLSDKEAPAFWVLADAEGNEVCVCTWQGRD; encoded by the coding sequence ATGCGGCGCCAGGAGATTTCCGATGCGGTGAGCCCGCTCGGGTGGCGCCTGGTGCTCGGCGCGGTCTACACGGAGGTGTTGACGCCCGACCTGGCGGCTGGGGCGGCCGTGGCCGCCGCCGTGGCCGAGACGGCCGGCCCGCAGGCACCGGGCCACCTGAACCTCGACATCCGCGCCGACCGGGTTGTCATACGGCTGCGTTCGGCCGACGGCGTCACCGCACAGGACATCGCGCTGGCGCGCCGCATCTCTGACGCGCTGGCCGAGCGCGGCGCCGTGACCGCGCCGGGCGGTGTCTCGGTACAGGCCATCGAGGTCGCGATCGACGCCATCGACATCCCCGCGGTGCGCCCGTTCTGGCAGGCCGTCACCGGCTACGTCGACGAAGCGGGTCCGTCGGATCTGAGCGGGGGACTCGTCGACCCGGCCGGCCGCGGCCCGGCCCTGTGGTTCCAGCAGATGGATGTGCCACGGCCGCAACGCAACCGGATACATCTCGATGTCGACGTCCCGCACGACGAGGCTGCCGCGCGCATCGAGACGGCGCTGGCCGCGGGCGGCACCCTGCTGAGCGACAAAGAAGCGCCCGCGTTCTGGGTGCTCGCCGACGCCGAAGGCAACGAGGTGTGTGTCTGCACCTGGCAGGGCCGCGATTAA
- a CDS encoding alpha/beta hydrolase: MPSFVTHASLTHGWLPFLIQLLAFAALCCAIGRRSRQWSVSRLPWALAVGVACAAGLYWYITSLGIAGDPAPVGLWIWTALGGFAATVLILGWRGSRWRRRGMALLAVPLCALCALLMMNVWVGYFPTAYVAWHKFTVGKVPDEVDRWTVTAMQLKGIRPPRGVVVPISTSSQESNFAHRAELVYLPPAWFASNPPPQLPTVMMIGSQLNTPADWIWAGNAKTTIDNYAAAHGGVAPVFVFADATGSFNNDTECVNGSHGNSSVHLTKEVVPYLISNFGVSPKPENWGIVGWSMGGTCAVQLTTRHPNLFSAFVDIAGDLSPNIGSKDQTIAKLYGGDAAKWAEFDPSTVMRQYGRYHGISGLFEIPGTVAACNAPGPGVPRDARANPEGQDIAAGTLCEIAQQHGINAEIRALLGLHDWGFANEAFADSLPWVAGKLRTPGAASPAGRPGTPATATTPDAGRTAASPHTVPTL; encoded by the coding sequence GTGCCCTCGTTTGTCACCCATGCGTCGCTGACGCATGGGTGGCTGCCGTTTCTGATCCAGCTGCTGGCGTTCGCGGCGCTGTGCTGCGCGATCGGACGACGGTCGCGGCAGTGGAGCGTCAGCCGGTTGCCGTGGGCACTCGCGGTCGGCGTCGCGTGCGCGGCCGGGTTGTACTGGTACATCACCTCGCTGGGCATCGCCGGCGACCCGGCGCCGGTAGGGCTGTGGATCTGGACTGCACTAGGCGGATTCGCCGCCACGGTCCTGATTCTCGGCTGGCGCGGATCCCGGTGGCGGCGCCGCGGGATGGCCCTGCTCGCCGTACCCCTGTGCGCGCTCTGCGCGCTGCTGATGATGAATGTGTGGGTCGGATACTTCCCGACCGCGTACGTGGCGTGGCACAAGTTCACCGTCGGCAAGGTGCCCGACGAGGTGGACCGCTGGACGGTGACGGCCATGCAGCTCAAAGGCATCCGGCCGCCGCGCGGTGTCGTGGTACCCATCTCGACCAGCTCGCAGGAATCCAATTTCGCGCACCGCGCCGAACTCGTCTACCTGCCGCCGGCCTGGTTCGCCAGCAATCCGCCGCCGCAGCTGCCGACGGTCATGATGATCGGCTCGCAGCTCAACACCCCGGCGGACTGGATTTGGGCCGGCAACGCGAAGACCACGATCGACAACTACGCGGCGGCCCACGGCGGTGTGGCGCCGGTATTCGTCTTCGCGGACGCCACCGGTTCGTTCAACAACGACACCGAATGCGTCAACGGCAGTCACGGCAATTCGTCGGTCCACCTGACCAAAGAGGTGGTGCCGTACCTGATCTCGAACTTCGGCGTCAGCCCGAAGCCCGAGAACTGGGGCATCGTCGGCTGGTCCATGGGCGGCACCTGCGCGGTGCAGTTGACCACACGACATCCCAACCTGTTCAGCGCATTCGTCGACATCGCCGGCGATCTGAGCCCGAACATCGGCAGCAAGGACCAGACCATCGCCAAGCTGTACGGCGGTGACGCGGCCAAATGGGCCGAGTTCGATCCGAGCACCGTGATGCGGCAGTACGGCAGGTACCACGGGATTTCCGGGCTGTTCGAAATCCCGGGCACCGTCGCGGCCTGCAACGCGCCCGGCCCGGGTGTGCCGCGCGATGCGCGGGCGAATCCGGAGGGTCAGGACATCGCGGCCGGAACGTTGTGCGAAATCGCCCAGCAGCACGGCATCAACGCCGAGATTCGTGCGCTGCTCGGACTCCATGACTGGGGCTTCGCCAACGAGGCGTTCGCGGATTCGCTGCCATGGGTGGCCGGCAAGCTGCGGACGCCGGGAGCCGCGTCTCCGGCGGGCCGTCCGGGTACGCCGGCGACGGCCACCACGCCGGACGCGGGGCGCACGGCGGCAAGTCCACACACCGTGCCGACGCTCTAG
- a CDS encoding MFS transporter — MAHSRREPLTMHVGQTEDERKSWYPAWLPSPRFLSAVIAIGGMQLLATMDSTVAIVALPKIQDELGLSDAGRSWVITAYVLTFGGLMLLGGRLGDTIGRKRTFIVGVALFTIASILCGVAWDETTLVIARLLQGVGSAIASPTGLALVATTFPKGPARNAATAIFAAMTGVGSVMGLVVGGALTVFSWRYAFLVNVPIGLVMIYLARTTLTETSRERMKLDAAGAILATLACTAAVFGFSMGPEKGWMSPLTLGSGAAAAVLFLAFLFVERSAEHPVVPFSLFRDRNRVATFAAVFLAGGVMFTLTVLIGLYVQDIMGYSALKAGIGFIPFVIALGIGLGLSSQLVAMFSPRVLVIAGGVLVLAAMIYGSTLNGGIPYFPNLVIPITVGGFGIGMIVVPLTVSAIAGVALSDIGPLSAIALMLQNLGGPVVLAVIQAVITSRTLYLGGTTGPVAKMNAAQHTALDHGYTYGLLWVAAVAVIVGVVALFITYSADEVAAAQDTKEALDAGEL, encoded by the coding sequence ATGGCACACAGCCGCCGCGAACCGCTCACGATGCACGTGGGGCAAACCGAGGACGAGCGAAAGAGCTGGTATCCAGCCTGGCTTCCGTCCCCCCGCTTCCTGTCCGCAGTCATTGCCATCGGTGGCATGCAGCTGCTGGCCACGATGGACAGCACCGTCGCGATCGTTGCTCTTCCTAAGATTCAGGACGAGCTCGGTCTTTCCGACGCCGGTCGCAGCTGGGTGATCACTGCTTATGTGCTGACTTTCGGTGGTCTGATGCTGCTCGGTGGCCGCCTCGGCGACACCATCGGCCGCAAGCGCACCTTCATCGTCGGTGTCGCGCTCTTCACCATCGCTTCCATCCTCTGCGGCGTCGCATGGGACGAGACCACCCTGGTCATCGCCCGGCTGCTGCAGGGTGTCGGTTCGGCCATCGCCTCGCCGACCGGTCTGGCGCTCGTCGCCACCACCTTCCCGAAGGGCCCGGCCCGTAACGCCGCCACCGCGATCTTCGCGGCCATGACGGGCGTCGGTTCGGTGATGGGCCTCGTCGTCGGCGGCGCGCTGACGGTGTTCTCGTGGCGCTACGCGTTCCTGGTGAACGTGCCGATCGGCCTCGTCATGATCTACCTGGCCCGCACCACCCTGACCGAGACGTCCCGCGAGCGCATGAAGCTCGACGCGGCCGGCGCCATCCTGGCGACCCTGGCCTGCACCGCCGCGGTGTTCGGCTTCTCGATGGGCCCGGAGAAGGGCTGGATGTCCCCGCTGACGCTGGGCTCCGGCGCCGCGGCGGCCGTACTGTTCCTGGCGTTCCTGTTCGTCGAGCGCAGCGCCGAGCACCCCGTCGTCCCGTTCAGCCTGTTCCGCGACCGCAACCGCGTGGCGACCTTCGCGGCGGTCTTCCTGGCCGGCGGTGTGATGTTCACGCTGACGGTCCTGATCGGCCTGTACGTGCAGGACATCATGGGCTACAGCGCGCTGAAGGCCGGCATCGGCTTCATCCCGTTCGTCATCGCGCTCGGCATCGGCCTGGGCCTGTCGTCGCAGCTGGTGGCGATGTTCTCGCCGCGCGTGCTGGTGATCGCCGGCGGCGTCCTGGTGCTCGCCGCGATGATCTACGGCTCCACCCTCAACGGCGGTATCCCGTACTTCCCGAACCTGGTCATCCCGATCACCGTCGGTGGTTTCGGCATCGGCATGATCGTCGTGCCGCTGACCGTCTCTGCCATCGCCGGCGTGGCGCTCAGCGACATCGGCCCGCTGTCGGCCATCGCGCTGATGCTGCAGAACCTCGGTGGCCCGGTCGTGCTGGCCGTCATCCAGGCCGTCATCACCTCGCGCACGCTGTACCTCGGCGGAACCACCGGTCCGGTCGCGAAGATGAACGCCGCGCAGCACACGGCCCTCGACCACGGCTACACCTACGGCCTGCTCTGGGTCGCCGCGGTGGCGGTGATCGTCGGTGTGGTGGCGCTGTTCATCACCTACAGCGCCGACGAAGTTGCGGCGGCACAGGACACCAAGGAAGCGCTCGACGCCGGAGAGCTCTGA
- a CDS encoding GNAT family N-acetyltransferase: MTVAPRRSWAKDLDAATLYELLKLRVEVFVVEQACPYPELDGRDLLAETRHFWLESPDAQVISTLRLMEEHPGGEKVFRIGRVCTKRSDRGQGHTTRLMQAALAEVGTYPCRIDAQTYLEEMYARHGFVRDGEEFLEDGIPHVPMIRPGLGAGQQ, translated from the coding sequence ATGACCGTCGCGCCGAGGCGCAGCTGGGCCAAGGATCTCGATGCCGCAACGCTTTACGAGCTGCTGAAGTTGCGCGTCGAGGTCTTCGTGGTGGAGCAGGCGTGTCCGTACCCCGAACTCGACGGCCGTGACCTGCTGGCCGAGACCCGGCACTTCTGGCTGGAAAGCCCTGACGCACAAGTCATCTCGACGCTGCGGCTGATGGAGGAACATCCCGGGGGAGAGAAGGTCTTCCGGATCGGCCGGGTGTGCACCAAGCGCAGCGACCGCGGTCAGGGCCACACCACGCGGTTGATGCAGGCAGCGCTGGCCGAGGTGGGCACCTACCCCTGCCGGATCGACGCCCAGACCTATCTCGAAGAGATGTACGCCCGCCACGGATTCGTGCGCGACGGCGAGGAGTTTCTGGAGGACGGCATTCCGCATGTGCCGATGATCAGACCGGGTCTGGGAGCGGGGCAGCAGTAG
- a CDS encoding magnesium chelatase subunit D family protein, which produces MTYPFSALVGQDQLRLALILCAVRPDIGGVLIRGEKGTAKSTAVRGLAEVLAAVDAGARLVELPIGATEDRVVGSIDLQKVLRDGEHAFSPGLLARAHGGVLYVDEVNLLHDHLVDVLLDAAAMGRVHIERDGVSHSHEARFMLVGTMNPEEGELRPQLLDRFGLTVDVYASRDVDVRVEVIRRRMSYEADPAGFAEQYAVDDAELAGRIAKARAAVASVSLPDNELRRIAALCAAFDVDGMRADLVVARTAVAHAAWRGASAVDAEDVRVAAELALPHRRRRDPFDDPGLDPQQLDDAMAQAEAESQSASEPDPDPDPPGGGISADGSEEAAPQGNSAGPGSASRPSAPPSATFRTRALVVPGVGEGAPGRRSRARNRTGTPISATDDARAGHGVHVFGTLLAAADRRPQAGRLQVAPTDVRHAIREGREGNLVIFVVDASGSMAARDRMSAVSGATLSLLRDAYQRRDKVAVVTFRGAEAALLLPPTSSVHIASRRLARFDTGGKTPLAQGLLAARDVVLREKTRDRARRPLVVVLTDGRATGGPDPLGRTRTAAGLLVAEGAAAVVVDCETSYIRLGLAQQLAGQLGAPAVQLAQLRADNLASVVRAGQAAA; this is translated from the coding sequence GTGACCTATCCGTTCAGCGCGCTGGTGGGCCAGGACCAGCTCCGGCTGGCGCTCATCCTGTGCGCGGTGCGTCCCGACATCGGCGGTGTGCTGATCCGCGGCGAGAAGGGCACCGCGAAATCGACCGCGGTGCGTGGTCTCGCCGAGGTGCTGGCCGCCGTGGACGCCGGAGCCCGCCTGGTGGAGCTGCCCATCGGCGCCACCGAGGACCGCGTGGTCGGCTCGATCGATCTGCAGAAGGTGTTGCGGGACGGCGAACATGCCTTTTCGCCGGGCCTGCTGGCGCGCGCGCACGGCGGCGTGCTCTACGTCGACGAGGTGAACCTGCTGCACGACCACCTGGTCGACGTGCTGCTCGATGCCGCCGCCATGGGCCGGGTGCACATCGAGCGCGACGGTGTCTCGCATTCGCACGAGGCCCGATTCATGTTGGTGGGCACCATGAATCCGGAGGAGGGCGAGCTCCGGCCGCAGCTGCTCGACCGCTTCGGACTGACCGTCGACGTCTACGCGTCCCGCGATGTCGACGTCCGGGTCGAGGTGATCCGGCGCCGCATGTCGTACGAGGCCGACCCGGCCGGTTTCGCCGAGCAGTACGCCGTCGACGACGCCGAGCTGGCCGGGCGGATCGCCAAGGCCCGCGCCGCGGTGGCGTCGGTGTCGTTGCCGGACAACGAATTGCGCCGGATCGCGGCGTTGTGTGCGGCGTTCGACGTCGACGGCATGCGCGCCGATCTGGTGGTGGCCCGCACGGCCGTCGCGCACGCGGCCTGGCGCGGCGCGTCCGCGGTGGATGCGGAAGACGTCCGCGTCGCCGCGGAACTCGCGCTGCCGCACCGGCGCCGGCGCGACCCCTTCGACGATCCCGGGCTGGATCCGCAACAGCTCGACGACGCCATGGCGCAGGCCGAGGCCGAATCGCAGTCCGCGTCGGAGCCGGACCCCGATCCTGATCCGCCGGGCGGCGGGATCTCCGCGGACGGCTCGGAAGAGGCCGCGCCGCAAGGAAACTCGGCCGGACCCGGTAGTGCCTCGCGGCCCAGCGCGCCGCCGTCGGCGACCTTCCGGACCCGGGCGCTGGTGGTGCCCGGCGTCGGGGAAGGTGCTCCCGGCCGGCGGTCGCGGGCGCGCAACCGCACGGGCACCCCGATCTCGGCGACCGACGATGCCCGGGCCGGACACGGCGTGCACGTCTTCGGCACGCTGCTGGCCGCGGCCGATCGCCGGCCACAGGCCGGCCGCCTGCAGGTGGCGCCCACCGACGTCCGCCACGCGATTCGTGAAGGGCGCGAGGGCAATCTGGTGATCTTCGTGGTCGACGCCTCGGGCTCCATGGCCGCGCGCGACCGGATGTCCGCGGTGAGCGGGGCGACGCTGTCACTGCTGCGCGACGCCTACCAGCGCCGCGACAAGGTCGCCGTCGTCACCTTCCGGGGCGCCGAAGCCGCGCTGCTGTTGCCGCCGACGTCGTCAGTGCACATCGCGAGCCGGCGCCTGGCACGTTTCGACACCGGTGGGAAAACCCCACTGGCGCAGGGGCTGCTGGCCGCGCGTGATGTGGTGCTGCGGGAGAAGACCCGCGACCGGGCCCGTCGCCCCCTCGTGGTGGTGCTGACCGACGGCCGTGCGACGGGTGGACCCGATCCGCTGGGCCGGACCCGGACCGCCGCGGGACTGCTCGTCGCCGAGGGCGCCGCCGCCGTCGTCGTCGACTGCGAAACGTCTTATATTCGACTGGGATTGGCGCAGCAGTTGGCCGGCCAACTCGGTGCGCCCGCCGTGCAACTGGCGCAGCTGCGCGCCGACAACCTGGCCAGCGTGGTGCGGGCCGGGCAAGCCGCGGCGTAG